One Phaseolus vulgaris cultivar G19833 chromosome 11, P. vulgaris v2.0, whole genome shotgun sequence genomic window carries:
- the LOC137826062 gene encoding G-type lectin S-receptor-like serine/threonine-protein kinase At4g27290 isoform X5, producing the protein MAIPLPFIVVASLVLLSSKVSSETNTITQFQPLTYGTNLVSEEGTFELGFFRLGTSSNLYLGIWFKKIPQKTIVWVANRNNPINNTIINSNSNNSTELTLTKEGNLVLLSSNNTVHWSTNATAKSESVKPVARLLETGNFVVRDEKDNNSENYLWQSFDYPSDTLLPGMKLGWEVTTGLNRYLTSWNNWEDPSSGHFSYGVSRGNIPEMQLWNGSSVTYRSGPWSGFRFSATPALKRRSLMNINFVDNPMESYYQVFPRNRSMILRTVVNQTMNALQRFIWDEETQNWKLDLVIPRDGFCGYNYCGSFGYCAVKDNSSACECLRGFEPKSAEKWSEGCVQRSETRCRVKKKDGFVKVSNMKIPDTKTSWMNRSLTIEECKAKCWENCSCTAYANSDITENGSGYSGCILWFGDLLDLRFLPDAGQDLFVRMDISKIEENKDSSKKVVIGVTSIVSSIAAVLLIFTFFYRRRKGKDTKAKINESEEGDLELPLFDFDTIACATSDFSDDNMLGQGGFGPVYKGTLDGKNIAVKRLSDTSAQGLKEFKNEVIFCSKLQHRNLVKVLGYCVEEQEKLLIYEYMPNKSLNFFLFDDSQSKLLDWSARLNIISGIARGLLYLHQDSRLRIIHRDLKSSNILLDDDMNPKISDFGLAKVGKGDQIEGNTRRVVGT; encoded by the exons ATGGCCATTCCACTACCATTCATCGTCGTAGCCAGTTTAGTTTTGCTCTCATCAAAAGTTTCCTCTGAAACCAACACCATCACTCAGTTTCAGCCACTTACCTATGGAACCAACTTGGTTTCTGAGGAAGGAACCTTCGAATTAGGTTTCTTCCGCCTAGGTACTTCCTCAAACCTCTACCTAGGAATCTGGTTCAAAAAAATCCCACAGAAAACCATTGTTTGGGTTGCCAACCGCAACAATCCAATCAATAACACCATCATCAACAGCAACAGCAACAACTCAACCGAGTTAACCTTAACCAAAGAAGGAAACCTGGTTCTTCTCAGCAGCAACAACACCGTTCACTGGTCAACAAATGCAACAGCAAAATCTGAATCGGTGAAGCCAGTAGCACGGCTTTTGGAAACAGGGAACTTTGTGGTAAGAGATGAAAAGGACAACAATTCTGAAAACTACTTGTGGCAAAGCTTTGACTATCCTTCGGACACACTTTTACCAGGAATGAAGCTAGGGTGGGAAGTAACAACGGGTCTCAACAGATACCTCACTTCTTGGAACAACTGGGAAGACCCATCTTCTGGTCATTTTTCTTATGGAGTTTCAAGAGGCAACATCCCCGAAATGCAACTTTGGAACGGTTCATCAGTGACCTACAGAAGTGGCCCTTGGAGTGGCTTTCGATTCAGCGCCACACCCGCATTGAAGCGTCGTTCATTGATGAATATCAACTTCGTTGACAACCCCATGGAGAGTTATTACCAAGTTTTCCCGCGAAATAGGTCGATGATTCTGAGAACGGTGGTTAACCAAACCATGAACGCTCTTCAGCGTTTCATTTGGGACGAAGAAACTCAAAACTGGAAGCTTGATTTAGTTATCCCCAGAGACGGTTTTTGCGGCTATAACTACTGTGGCTCATTCGGGTACTGTGCTGTGAAGGACAACTCTTCAGCCTGCGAGTGTTTACGAGGGTTTGAGCCAAAATCGGCTGAAAAGTGGAGTGAAGGGTGCGTGCAAAGAAGTGAAACTAGGTGCAGGGTGAAGAAGAAAGACGGGTTTGTTAAGGTTAGTAACATGAAGATTCCCGACACTAAAACATCGTGGATGAATCGAAGTCTAACGATTGAGGAATGCAAGGCTAAGTGTTGGGAAAACTGTTCTTGCACGGCTTATGCTAATTCGGATATCACTGAAAATGGAAGTGGTTATAGCGGTTGCATCCTCTGGTTCGGTGATCTATTGGATTTGAGATTTCTTCCAGATGCAGGGCAAGATCTATTTGTTAGAATGGATATCTCCAAAATTG AAGAAAATAAAGACAGTTCAAAGAAAGTGGTGATTGGGGTCACAAGCATAGTTTCTTCGATTGCTGCAGTGCTTCTAATATTCACATTCTTTTACCggagaagaaaaggcaaag AtacaaaagcaaaaataaacGAAAGTGAAGAAGGTGATCTTGAGCTACCTTTGTTTGATTTTGATACAATAGCATGTGCTACTAGTGACTTCTCAGATGACAACATGCTTGGCCAAGGTGGTTTTGGTCCTGTCTACAAA ggAACATTGGATGGAAAGAATATTGCTGTGAAAAGGCTATCTGATACATCTGCCCAAGGACTCAAGGAATTTAAAAATGAAGTTATATTTTGTTCTAAACTTCAACATCGGAATCTTGTCAAAGTTCTCGGATATTGCGTTGAAGAGCAAGAAAAATTACTCATTTATGAATACATGCCTAACAAAAGCTTAAACTTCTTTCTTTTTG ATGATTCTCAAAGCAAACTTTTAGATTGGTCTGCACGCTTAAACATTATAAGTGGAATTGCTCGAGGACTTCTTTATCTTCATCAAGATTCTAGGCTAAGGATTATACACAGAGATTTAAAATCAAGTAATATCTTGTTAgatgatgatatgaatccaaagATTTCTGATTTTGGATTAGCTAAAGTGGGTAAAGGTGATCAAATTGAAGGGAATACGAGGAGAGTTGTTGGTACATA G